The region GATCGAAAACCTCGGGTTCAACGGCAATGGCAAGACCGGGTTGCTGCTCGAGCTTTACTACAATGACAACTCCTACTTTCGCGATGTTTTCATGTCGAGCAACAACGACCTGTGCATCGACGCCGTCGAGTTCTGGGACTCCAGGTTCTACAATCTGGTGATCGAGGAGAGCACCGGCACAGCGAACAGCACTACTCAGCCCAACGTGTGGCTTCGAAACTCCTCGGCCATGACCGGCTGGGGATACAGTGCCGACAACGTCAACCAGATCCATTTCATCGGATGCCGCATGGAGGCATTCGGCACCGGCGCCTTGTGGATCACCCAGGGCACCGCGAAGACCAATAATCCCAACGGGATCTATCTGACGGACTGCAAATTCGAGACCTCCAGGATGCAGGGCGGCCCTCATCTGAAGGTCGACGCGTCCTGCAGGCACGTCTATGCGTCCAACATCTATGCTTACGCGGGTGGTTTCGCCTCCGGGTATTCCACTGCGCAGAACATCATCGCCTGGGCGGGAAGCGCCGGCGCCCTGGAGAACGTGCTGATCGCCAACAACTCGTCGGCGGCGACGGTCAACTCCGGGATCGATCTCTACTCCGGCTCCGGCTCGACCGCCGTCCTGCGTAACGTCGTGGGGCGCTACTTAACAAAGCCGACCGGCAGTCACATTTACTACGAAGCCTCAAGCACCGGCGATTTCCGGGTGGAGAACTGCTATGCGAACATCGGAGGGCAGTCCGGCGGCACCATCCCCACCAAGAACCAGCCGAACCCGCCGCTGCGGATGGTCGCGGGCGCGGTCAGCGACGCCTCGTTCACGCACACCCCGGCCGACGGGACACTTGCGGTCGACTCGACCAACAGACGCCTCTACGTACGAGTAAACGGCAAGTGGCTGTCGACGGCGCTGAGTTAGCGGCGGCCGGTCGGAATCCTGCGGCCGGAGACGCGTCCGTCCGAGTCGGCGGCAGGACACCGGACTACGACGCCGGCGGCGTGGCGCTGCTTGAGCAGATCGCGGTGCCGGCGAGGGACGGTATCCGGACGCACGAGGAGCCGCAGCCGGCGCAAGACCTCGCGTGGTGACGACGACAGGAGCGCGGCCAGGATCGGGTCACCTGACGGCGGACGGGACGATGTCGATGGCCTCGATCGACACGGCGGCGCGGAAGGTAAGGAAGGGACGCTCGTCGGTGTCGTTCAGGTCGGTCGTGACGACCCGCTCGGGCGAAGATCCCGGACGCACGACCCGGCCACCGGCGATGGCGAGGTAGCCGCTGAAGTTTCGCCTGGTGAAGCGGCGCTCGCTTCCGGTCTGGACGTCGATCGCGATGAGGGGGCTGTCGTCGTCGGGCTCCGGGTAGACGATGAGTTCCCGGTCGGACATCCAGACGGAGTGCGCCCCGGGCAGGGCGACCCTATCCTCGTGGACGCCGATCACCTTGCCGGAGAGGTCGAGGACGACGGTGGTGATGACGTCGTCCAGCGTCAGATAGGTGACGGCGAGGAGCCGCCCGTCCGGGGACCAGCTGATGGCGTCTTCCTGCCAGTAGCCCTCGGCCGACCAGAGCGGCTGCCGGGCGCCGGTGGCGGTCTCGATCAGCACGATGCCGGCGATCTCGTCGCCCATGCCGGGGATTCCGGGTCCGTTCGACAGGTCGGCCAGGACGGCGATCCGGCTGCCGTCCGGCGAGAGCGCCGCCCGCACGAAATCGTCCGAGACGAACTCCTGCCGCGCTCCGGTGGCGAGCGCGTGCAGCACCACCCGCATGGGTCCGGCGCCGTCGTCCTGCCGCGACAGGAACACCAGCCGGGTCCCGTCGGACGACAGCGACACCGTATTGCGGGCGAGGTGGGCCGGGAGTCCCGGGACGGTCACGAACTCGTCGCTGTCGGCGTCCAGCACGAGCACGGCGTCCCGATCGAGGCCATGAGCCGCGACGACCATCCGAGCCGCCCGCACCGGCCGTGAAGCCGGCGCGTCGAATGCGATCTCCCACGACCGGTGGACGACCACGGTACCTCCCAAGAGCGGATCCGACCCGCAGCATAGTCAATGATCACGGAACGTGGTGATTCAAGATCTGCCGCAAGCCGATCTTCATGGTGTACGTTCCCCGCTGGATCTTTATGTCCCTTTTATCCGGGGTGAATGCATGCGGCGTCTCTGCGTAATCATGGTGGGCGTGCTCGTGGCGTCCTTATTAGGACCCGTCCACGAGACGTTAACGGCCAGAATGGCGGCGGCGGTGACCGCAGCCGCCGCCTGCCCCCCGAACAGCAACGACTGGTCGAACGCCGGCAGAGGCGAAAAACGCTGCGTGTTCAACAATATGTACGCCACCCGCCGCCGCATCAACAACGGCTTCTGCCTGACCGCCCGTCCGGCGCTCGGCACCTACATCTACCAGCAGCCCAACGAGTGCAGCGCCGGCGGCGGCATCGAGTCCATCGGGCAGGCGCGCGCCATCAAGTACCTGAACGACCACCTCGGCGTCCCGCCGCCCGCACAGCCCGGCGCGGTCATCAACCCGGACGTCCAGTGGGAGACGTACCTCAACAACGGCCGCGATCGGCCCGACATCGTCTACTACGACCGAATTGGCACCAGCTTCGCCGAGGTGGTCGAGGCCAAGGTCAAGGGCAACCCGGACTATGAGGGCTGGGGACGCCAGGTCGGCCGGTACGTCGCGGCGATCGCCGCCAACGGCGTCAACGGCGTCCGCGCCGGGTCGGTCCTCAACCGCTGGGGCGGGTACGAGGACTGGTTCCAGGTCTACGGCAAGGGAAAGACGTGCCCGCTCGGTGGCGGCGACAAGGGATACCAGCTGTCCACCTACAGAGCCACCTCGCCGGCCTCCGGCCTCCTGGACATCCGGGAGGTGAAGAAGGAGCGCAAGTGCGAGAGGCAGAAGGACCCGGCGGATCCCAACAGCCCGCCCGCCAAGATCCCGGCCGTGGACGAGGACGACGACGACTTCAAGTGGGAGCCCCCGGACTACCTTCTGCCGCTGATCAGGGGCATCCGGACCGTCGGTCCGACCACACTCGCCGAGGACATCGGCGCCTATGGCAGCGTCGAACTCGCCGCGGCCGAGCTGACCGCTGAGATCGAGCTGTTCCTCGCCAGCCAGGCGGGCAGGGCGTTCCTGATCGACGCCGGCTTCATCACGGTCGAGGCGGCGCTGGCGCTCGGCGTGGTGGCGCTGGTCGGCCTCATCCTGTGGTGGTATTTCACCCACCACGGCAGTCTGGTGAAGGGCGAACCGCACTTCACCACCCCGGACAACCTGGGCTACGACCTGCAGTCCGTCGGCGAGTTCATCCTCGCCCAGTCCGACAAGTGGAACCTGGAGATCCAGGGCCGGCTCAGCCCCGCCAGCGGCGGCAGGGACGTTTCGGTGATGTTCGACGCCGCGATGGAGGCGGGCGACCACCTGGTCGAGTTCCACGAGGACGACCTGTACATCGACAACCAGAAGCGCACGCTCGCGACCGGCCAGCTCCTCCACCTGGGCAAGAACGCGTTCATCCTGCGCAAGGACGACAAGTGGGCCGTCATGTTCGACGGCGTGGCCGGCCCTGCCCTGTCCTGGAGGAGGGGCGCCGCCAGCCTCTACATGCCGCCGACCCCCGACAGCGACCTCGTGGGACTGCTCGGCAACGCCGACGGCAACCCGAAGAACGACCTGCGTCTGCGGGACGGCACCCAGCTGCCCGCCAACGCCTCGCCGACCGTGCTGCACAGCAGCTTCGCCGACTCCTGGCGGATCGACGACAACGAGTCGCTGTTCACCTACGGTCCTGGCCAGAGCACCGCCACCTTCACGAACAAGCAGTTCCCGGCCAAGATCGTCTCGGTCGCCGATCTGACGCCCGAGCAGGTCCAGCTGGCGACCACGCAGTGCGAGGCGAACGGCGTCCCGGCGGGCCTCCAGTTCAACGACTGCATCCTGGACATCGCGCTCACGGCGGACACTTCGTTCGCGAAGGCCGCCGCCGAGCAGACGAAAGCCATCCTCGACCCGACGGCGCTGGCCGTCAACGAGGACGGGGACCTGGCGATCGACTTCCAGGGGGCGCTCAGCTCGAACGTGCGGCCGTCGCGGGTGTCGACCGATCCGGCGGTGAGCACGTTCGCCGGGCCGTTCAGCGGGACGGATTCGTACCGGTTCTACGCGCAGGCGCTACCGTCGCACAAGAGCGGGACGCTGAGCTTCGACCTGCTGGCCGTCGGCGACTGGGCGTCCGACTCCGACACCGAGACGGTCCAGGTCGAGACCGACCGCGGCACCCCGTACACGATCACGCCGAGTACGCTGACGCCCGCCGCGACCGGGAACCTGGCGACGGGCCTGCCGTGGGCCAAGTACCGGATCACGATGCCGGTCACCCACAACAAGAGCCAGATCGAGTTCAAGACCACGGCCACCGGGGTGGCGGGCATCTCGAACCAGGCGCTCGGCATCGACAACGTCAACCTCGACCTGGACGTCACGCCGCCGCAGACGTTCACGGTGTCGCTGCCGTTCACGGCCTCGGACGGCGTCCCGGCCGCGGGAGCGGGCAATCTGGAGAGCGAGGTCGCGCGCGACGAGTACCAGTTCACGCTGGGCCAGCCGGGTTCGATCTTCGTTGACGCGCAGGAGTGCCCGGGGCTCTGGTTCAACTGGGAGCTGTTCAACGCCGCGGGCGCGAGCGTCGCCTCCAACTCTCTGTGCGGTGGCAAGCGTCTCGACGGCCTCGCGGCGGGCGCGTACCGGCTACGCGTTTCACCGCACGAGGACGAGTTCGGCGCCTACAAGCTCAGCGTGAGCACGATCGCGCCCGACGTCGTCAAGACCGCGGCGATCGGCGGGCCGAAGGTGTCGCTGGCGACCACACAGCCGGGCCAGTACGGCACCTGGACGTTCGCCGGAACAGCCGGCCAGAAGGTCTCCTTCGAGTTCACCGACGGCACCCTGAGTTCGAGCACCGACGCCACCCTGCGGGTGAAGCGACCCGACGGGGCCGTCCTGGCGTCGCAGAGCTGCGGCAAGACCTGCTTCATCGACACCGAGACCCTGCCTGTCACCGGCACCTACTCGGTGGTGTGGGATCCGAAGGACGCCAAGACCGGCT is a window of Nonomuraea helvata DNA encoding:
- a CDS encoding VWD domain-containing protein, translated to MRRLCVIMVGVLVASLLGPVHETLTARMAAAVTAAAACPPNSNDWSNAGRGEKRCVFNNMYATRRRINNGFCLTARPALGTYIYQQPNECSAGGGIESIGQARAIKYLNDHLGVPPPAQPGAVINPDVQWETYLNNGRDRPDIVYYDRIGTSFAEVVEAKVKGNPDYEGWGRQVGRYVAAIAANGVNGVRAGSVLNRWGGYEDWFQVYGKGKTCPLGGGDKGYQLSTYRATSPASGLLDIREVKKERKCERQKDPADPNSPPAKIPAVDEDDDDFKWEPPDYLLPLIRGIRTVGPTTLAEDIGAYGSVELAAAELTAEIELFLASQAGRAFLIDAGFITVEAALALGVVALVGLILWWYFTHHGSLVKGEPHFTTPDNLGYDLQSVGEFILAQSDKWNLEIQGRLSPASGGRDVSVMFDAAMEAGDHLVEFHEDDLYIDNQKRTLATGQLLHLGKNAFILRKDDKWAVMFDGVAGPALSWRRGAASLYMPPTPDSDLVGLLGNADGNPKNDLRLRDGTQLPANASPTVLHSSFADSWRIDDNESLFTYGPGQSTATFTNKQFPAKIVSVADLTPEQVQLATTQCEANGVPAGLQFNDCILDIALTADTSFAKAAAEQTKAILDPTALAVNEDGDLAIDFQGALSSNVRPSRVSTDPAVSTFAGPFSGTDSYRFYAQALPSHKSGTLSFDLLAVGDWASDSDTETVQVETDRGTPYTITPSTLTPAATGNLATGLPWAKYRITMPVTHNKSQIEFKTTATGVAGISNQALGIDNVNLDLDVTPPQTFTVSLPFTASDGVPAAGAGNLESEVARDEYQFTLGQPGSIFVDAQECPGLWFNWELFNAAGASVASNSLCGGKRLDGLAAGAYRLRVSPHEDEFGAYKLSVSTIAPDVVKTAAIGGPKVSLATTQPGQYGTWTFAGTAGQKVSFEFTDGTLSSSTDATLRVKRPDGAVLASQSCGKTCFIDTETLPVTGTYSVVWDPKDAKTGSLALQLFEVTDLTGTVALGAPSTLTSTVPGQDAYWSFAGKAGQQIAFGVSGLTSSAYASVRKPDGTPLYGSTYCSTACAFNTVALPADGTYTIVVDPTAARPGPMTAGVIAGDVTGSLTVGGAPVKLTTAGPGQNAIWSFTGTAGQRIAFALTGGTWDNNGYARASVRNPDGSDLFKPTYCQPSCTFDTVTLPVTGTYTVVADPYGAAVGSISAQVTAGDVTGSLTAGGAPVKLTTTGPGQNATWSYAGTAGQRIAFALTGGTWDNNGYARASVRNPDGSDLFKPTYCQPSCAFDTSTLPVTGTYTVVADPYGTAVGSISAQVVAGDVTGTLTPGGAAVKLTTTDPGQNPTWSLAGKSGQRISITISGGTFTSAQASVLGPDGSVFLPKKSCSTSCFFDATVLPADGTYQVVVDPSGIYTGSASAQANLVAQDVAAQVTVGGGASTLTTTIAGQHGVWTFAGTEGQQVSFNFTGSTFTSSSDVKVKVRKPDGTDLVADTRCGVNCLLEPTVLPVTGTYTVELNPQNAKTGSLALQLYTVTHLTGSLIVGGAASSLTTTTPGQNGTWSFTGTSGQLVSFNFTDANFASTTGARVSVKKPDGTVLVAATYCGRNCFLEPIALPVAGTYTVEFDPQDGNVGKLTAQLYSITHLTGNVTVGGAASSLTTTTPGQNGTWSFSGTSGRLVSFNFTDATFANSTGAQVTVKKPDGTVLVAATYCGRNCFLDPVALPATGTYTVEFNPRDEQVGKLTLKTYLVADLSPVSITIGGATSTLTTTTPGQNGTWTFNGTANQKVTFTFTNSSFGSSVDAQVSVKKPDGTALGSPTYCGRNCTISATTLPATGTYTILFDPKAEKTGALTVKLAPAS
- a CDS encoding glycosyl hydrolase family 28-related protein gives rise to the protein MIAKTPSAAAAETAPLDWFNVKNYGALGNGADDDTPKIQAAIDAAVAAGGGTVYFPTGAYAVTPTADGPALSIGGNGIRLVGASSKASTLVKKANGILLRMSGAPTDTSGSKHRRYCSIENLGFNGNGKTGLLLELYYNDNSYFRDVFMSSNNDLCIDAVEFWDSRFYNLVIEESTGTANSTTQPNVWLRNSSAMTGWGYSADNVNQIHFIGCRMEAFGTGALWITQGTAKTNNPNGIYLTDCKFETSRMQGGPHLKVDASCRHVYASNIYAYAGGFASGYSTAQNIIAWAGSAGALENVLIANNSSAATVNSGIDLYSGSGSTAVLRNVVGRYLTKPTGSHIYYEASSTGDFRVENCYANIGGQSGGTIPTKNQPNPPLRMVAGAVSDASFTHTPADGTLAVDSTNRRLYVRVNGKWLSTALS